From the Saccharomyces paradoxus chromosome XIV, complete sequence genome, one window contains:
- the FRE4 gene encoding ferric-chelate reductase (Ferric reductase~similar to YNR060W) — translation MLIHIISFLLCFQLSVAKAPPSKTSLINTHERRSIYSCYVGLRKETWGFNGSAICRYEPAIQSMLYCLYEDTHEKGYSNKTLEKGFEEMRQFCYTAKFLNMTDAEFYTSLDNGTYYIQDQPKAGINITYPIRLNTTLRKAYYDAYYGYYYNHDIPYYFGGIICAYFVGVMLLAGLIRFLNYTPIKKIMLKQKLINYVRGYTTLPTLYKKHAEPFSYLKVITGYFPTRFETLVILGYLILHTIFMAYKYQYDPYHIIFAAHRAEVAHFVAYRSGILSFAHLPLIVLFAGRNNFLQFISGLKHTSFIVFHKWLGRMMFLDAVIHAAGFTNYYLYYKKWNTVRLRVYWKFGIAATCLAGMLIFFSIAAFRRHYYETFMALHIVFAALFLYTCWEHVTNFSGIEWIYAAIAIWGVDRIVRIARIALLGFPKADLQLVGSDLVRVTVKKPERFWKAKPGQYVFVSFLRPLCFWQSHPFTVMDSCVNDGELVIILKAKKGVTKLVRNFVERKGGKASMRLAIEGPYGSNSTAHRFDNVLLLAGGSGLPGPISHALELGKTTAANDKNFVQLVVAVRGLDMLNACKKELVALKGLNVQVHIYNSKQELASAEETCSNKVKNGETTAEKTPSSLNNSEKALSESENTEQPLSLSDMSVADLDFATLHTGRPNVEELLNESVNHPGSLAVVCCGPPVFVDTARNQTAKAVIRNPSRMIEYLEEYQAW, via the coding sequence ATGTTAATACATATTATATCCTTCCTTCTGTGCTTTCAGCTTTCGGTTGCAAAGGCTCCGCCCAGTAAAACCTCTCTAATAAATACTCATGAAAGAAGGTCGATATATTCATGCTACGTCGGTTTACGTAAAGAAACCTGGGGGTTCAATGGCTCCGCTATATGCCGGTATGAGCCAGCAATTCAATCAATGCTTTACTGTCTTTACGAGGACACGCATGAGAAAGGGTattcaaataaaacttTGGAGAAAGGTTTCGAAGAAATGAGACAATTTTGCTATACAGCAAAGTTTTTGAACATGACTGATGCCGAGTTTTACACTTCATTGGATAATGGAACATACTATATTCAAGATCAACCTAAGGCTGGCATCAATATCACTTATCCCATCAGACTGAACACCACACTGAGAAAAGCATACTACGATGCTTATTATGGTTACTACTATAATCATGACATTCCGTATTATTTTGGGGGCATTATCTGTGCATATTTTGTAGGTGTCATGTTGCTTGCAGGTTTGATTCGTTTTCTGAATTATACcccaataaaaaagattatgCTCAAGCAAAAGCTAATCAACTATGTGAGAGGTTATACCACCCTACCCACTCTCTATAAAAAGCATGCAGAACCTTTCTCGTATTTGAAAGTGATAACTGGCTACTTTCCAACTAGATTTGAAACGTTAGTTATTTTAGGCTACCTCATACTTCATACCATTTTCATGGCTTACAAATATCAATATGATCCCTACCACATCATATTTGCTGCCCATAGAGCAGAGGTGGCACATTTTGTTGCGTACAGAAGCGGTATACTTTCCTTCGCACACCTGCCACTCATTGTTCTATTTGCGGGAAGAAATaactttcttcaatttattTCTGGCTTGAAACACACCTCATTCATTGTGTTTCACAAGTGGCTGGGAAGAATGATGTTTCTTGACGCAGTAATTCATGCTGCAGGCTTTACAAACTATTATTtgtattataaaaaatggaaCACAGTTAGGTTAAGAGTTTATTGGAAATTCGGTATTGCAGCCACCTGTTTAGCGGGAATGctgattttcttttctattgCAGCATTTAGAAGACACTACTATGAAACTTTTATGGCGCTCCATATAGTATTCGCAGCACTATTTCTTTATACCTGTTGGGAGCACGTTACTAACTTCAGCGGTATTGAATGGATTTACGCGGCAATAGCAATTTGGGGAGTTGATAGAATTGTACGTATCGCCAGAATTGCACTCTTGGGATTCCCCAAAGCAGATCTACAACTGGTTGGGTCCGATTTAGTCCGTGTAACGGTAAAAAAGCCAGAGAGGTTTTGGAAGGCAAAACCAGGCCAATACGTTTTCGTTTCCTTCTTACGTCCCCTGTGCTTCTGGCAGTCGCATCCATTTACAGTCATGGATTCTTGCGTAAACGATGGAGAATTGGTCATCATTCTGAAAGCAAAGAAGGGTGTGACAAAACTGGTAAGAAACTTTGTTGAACGCAAAGGCGGCAAGGCATCCATGAGATTGGCCATCGAAGGTCCTTATGGCTCCAACTCCACCGCCCATCGCTTTGATAATGTCCTACTTTTGGCAGGTGGGTCAGGGCTTCCTGGCCCAATTTCTCATGCTCTTGAATTAGGGAAAACAACGGCTGCAAACGATAAAAACTTTGTACAGTTAGTTGTAGCAGTAAGAGGACTAGATATGCTCAACGCGtgtaaaaaagaactagTGGCATTGAAGGGCTTGAATGTTCAAGTTCATATTTACAATTCTAAACAAGAGCTAGCTTCGGCTGAAGAAACCTGCTCAAATAAAGTCAAAAATGGTGAAACGACAGCAGAAAAGACTCCATCTAGTCTAAACAATTCAGAGAAAGCTCTTTCTGAAAGTGAAAATACAGAACAACCTCTTTCCTTGAGTGACATGTCTGTCGCTGATTTAGATTTTGCCACTTTGCATACTGGAAGACCAAATGTCGAAGAACTATTGAACGAATCTGTTAATCATCCTGGTTCGCTCGCTGTCGTATGTTGCGGACCACCTGTTTTCGTCGATACCGCTAGAAATCAAACTGCAAAAGCTGTTATCAGGAACCCATCAAGAATGATTGAATACTTGGAAGAATATCAAGCTTGGTAA
- a CDS encoding uncharacterized protein (similar to YNR061C), with product MSKLTTVSVAQWNTKATFHVLRCFQICLSLTNLLLASFAIITNYRVDRILRLSLAVSIISSVYFGIMRFLPVLLIFAVEIVQTILWFTAFVTLTSKFGSMSCSSMPRGINFDYSGSCKITKIAILPEAILFILFLATTYASYFTVLSQARERGSSTRFILKACVKALRDIVERLESSLEESEPLLDLEVQGDAKVETKDIENSTVSEDNALIEPGKKIDGSIEPSER from the coding sequence ATGTCAAAGTTAACAACCGTATCTGTAGCACAGTGGAACACCAAAGCTACTTTCCACGTGTTAAGATGTTTCCAAATTTGCTTATCTCTAACTAACTTGTTGTTAGCCAGTTTTGCCATAATCACAAATTATAGGGTGGATCGAATCCTTAGATTAAGCTTAGCTGTTTCAATTATATCTTCAGTTTATTTTGGGATCATGAGATTTTTACCTGTTTTGTTAATATTCGCAGTGGAAATTGTTCAGACTATCCTGTGGTTCACTGCTTTCGTGACTCTGACTTCGAAGTTTGGTTCTATGTCCTGCTCAAGTATGCCACGGGGTATAAACTTCGACTATTCAGGTTCTTGCAAGATTACTAAAATAGCTATTTTGCCAGAAGccattttatttatactATTTCTCGCAACCACATATGCCTCTTATTTCACTGTCCTATCTCAAGCTAGGGAAAGAGGGTCAAGCACGAGATTCATTTTGAAGGCTTGTGTGAAGGCATTACGCGACATTGTGGAGCGTTTGGAGAGTAGCCTTGAGGAAAGTGAACCTCTGTTGGATCTCGAAGTTCAAGGAGATGCAAAAGTTGAAACCAAAGACATTGAGAATTCAACTGTCAGTGAGGATAATGCCCTCATCGAACCAGGTAAGAAGATCGATGGCTCAATCGAGCCTTCTGAACGTTGA
- the PUL3 gene encoding Pul3p (similar to YNR062C): protein MIKNGETDPDKFLFRIQAISAAVQVFVSFIIGDIAAFFGSIKWVIVGLYFLSFVGNFLYSCGGAVSLNTLLGGRIICGAASASGAIVFSYITSIARDRGIVFKLLSIYRTAAGIFMALAQLIVIFFGYCDFKIKGYRIASYNAPTFASSFIILAVCVLLTIVLENPKVKVSNSENNSLFSALRQFFSVKREKLISCLILLWSMFLSSFIMSEVVYFMPVFLTLHVNWDTKFQGIAFMAASILGVAGSYFAPKLINIGCPCDRAKEDGLDESETTGSETAEEKKKDSLYSGQVFLSVSALFVSLLGQAFMIGASEALKHKSIPSTNCGIFFSAGMSITLLGYNFLSSSIPALFSMYIDPKLKVHLMPSIGAISGIGKLVAPIVLAALYDTRLGLSIAVGFGMILVAFSIPPLIWLKKKRC, encoded by the coding sequence ATGATAAAGAACGGAGAAACCGACCCGGAcaaattcttgttcagaATTCAAGCCATTTCTGCAGCAGTTCAAGTTTTTGTTTCATTCATTATTGGAGATATTGCTGCATTTTTTGGGTCCATCAAATGGGTAATAGTTGGACTTTACTTTTTATCGTTTGTGggtaattttttgtattcatGCGGCGGTGCAGTGTCGCTAAACACTTTGCTCGGTGGGCGTATTATCTGCGGTGCAGCATCTGCTTCTGGTGCTATAGTGTTCAGTTACATCACATCAATCGCACGAGACAGAGGTATCGTTTTCAAGCTTCTATCAATTTATCGAACAGCGGCCGGTATCTTCATGGCGTTAGCGCAATTAATTGtcatattttttggatattgcgatttcaaaattaaagGATACCGAATTGCCTCTTACAACGCACCGACATTTGCCTCTAGTTTCATAATTCTTGCAGTATGCGTTCTATTAACCATCGTTTTGGAAAATCCTAAGGtaaaagtttcaaattcGGAAAATAACAGCCTTTTCAGTGCTCTGAGGCAATTCTTTAGCGttaaaagagaaaaactTATCTCCTGCTTGATTCTACTATGGAGCATGTTCCTATCATCATTTATTATGAGTGAAGTAGTTTACTTTATGCCAGTATTCCTAACGCTCCATGTTAACTGGGACACCAAGTTTCAAGGCATAGCGTTTATGGCCGCATCTATACTTGGTGTCGCTGGAAGCTATTTCGCTCCAAAGTTGATAAACATCGGATGCCCCTGCGACAGGGCCAAAGAGGACGGTTTAGACGAGTCAGAGACGACTGGAAGTGAGACCGCtgaggaaaagaaaaaagattcCTTGTACAGCGGTCAAGTCTTTCTGTCCGTCTCTGCATTATTTGTTTCATTACTGGGACAAGCTTTTATGATTGGAGCATCCGAAGCCTTGAAGCATAAATCAATTCCATCCACAAACTGtggtatatttttttcagctgGAATGTCGATTACATTGCTAGGTTATAACTTTTTGTCCTCGAGCATTCCAGCCCTTTTTTCCATGTACATCGACCCGAAACTCAAGGTCCATTTAATGCCTTCAATTGGAGCCATCTCCGGGATTGGTAAACTGGTGGCACCAATTGTGTTGGCCGCTCTTTATGATACAAGATTGGGGCTTTCAATTGCGGTTGGATTTGGTATGATTTTGGTAGCTTTCTCAATTCCACCACTAATTTGgctcaagaaaaaaaggtgtTAA
- the PUL4 gene encoding Pul4p (similar to YNR063W), producing MGRSNGVRTRATSLACTVCRKRKLKCDGNKPCGRCVRLNTPKECIYSIDKRKDKRKIQNGSKVFLFKNNNIDNGNNSTLENKGLSEDPASHIYKEETPQFDSDIDISRFGTNDAVIFNNDGWNASLPIDFNFDELNTETTDFDDFLKLLGDNSPLPERKGLSYSPTVTGLSDVAKATESEDHALTRSRLIDVLFENELHAVPGISKRHLIELESRYPNLECTEGNSDEKFLLSTVLCLGSLTIRKRELLNHSNIENSPLLSENGISRLTTDAFKYYNAAKTLVPDLLSHPTIDGFCGLVLMANFMTMMISLERQLYLSINALQLAVALNLNDSIKCKEFLELNSDGIGVILLFWNIWCSSCMLATIHGKNPFITLEQITTPLPCEICPRNKTNELPINFMQIRIKLATLQSKIFQQLYTSSTTNEVPFVDLEKEFEEVSIQITRLKGFPIFEEHLFYRSRVLMLELSCLRAQASFLLYRPYLITGKSLQAVTMAKSIIHEIWSQYTKQFPDNEKERHEHLDWNFCYPLRTASLTLCISCVILLRYKQVVQFLEVTELFEYVLALEILQDLVQVLPIERNLIDIVKYPVSPVQLSGDSFVEFWGRILYQTSS from the coding sequence ATGGGCAGATCTAATGGCGTTAGAACAAGGGCCACTAGTTTGGCTTGTACCGTCTGTAGAAAACGAAAGTTGAAATGCGATGGGAACAAACCATGTGGAAGATGTGTAAGGCTAAATACACCTAAAGAATGCATCTATAGTATTgataaaaggaaagacaagagaaaaattcagaacGGGTCGAAggtttttttatttaagaataataatattgaTAACGGGAATAATTCTACTCTAGAGAACAAAGGACTAAGTGAGGATCCTGCGTcccatatatataaagagGAAACTCCACAATTTGATTCAGATATTGATATATCAAGATTTGGCACAAATGATGCCgtgattttcaataatgACGGGTGGAACGCTTCCCTTCCAATCGATTTTAATTTCGATGAGCTTAACACTGAGACGACAGATTTTGATGACTTTTTAAAACTATTAGGTGATAATTCACCTTTACCGGAACGAAAAGGCCTTTCCTATTCCCCAACAGTCACAGGCTTAAGCGACGTGGCTAAGGCAACTGAGAGCGAAGATCACGCTCTTACGAGGTCTCGGCTGATCGATGTATTGTTTGAGAACGAGCTTCACGCTGTACCAGGAATATCAAAACGCCATCTAATTGAGCTGGAATCCCGATACCCAAATTTGGAATGTACAGAAGGAAATAGTgatgaaaagtttttaCTTTCAACTGTATTGTGCCTCGGGTCGTTAACTATACGAAAAAGGGAATTATTGAATCATTCAAACATAGAAAATAGTCCACTTTTGTCAGAAAATGGTATTTCAAGACTGACTACTGACGCTTTCAAGTACTATAATGCTGCGAAAACGCTTGTTCCTGACTTGTTATCTCATCCCACAATCGATGGATTTTGCGGCCTCGTTTTAATGGCAAATTTcatgacgatgatgatatcCTTAGAGCGCCAATTATACTTGAGCATAAATGCTTTACAGCTTGCTGTGGCTTTAAACTTGAACGACAGTATAAAATGCAAggaatttcttgaattgAACAGCGACGGAATTGGTGTGATCTTGCTATTTTGGAACATTTGGTGTTCTTCTTGCATGTTGGCAACAATTCACGGAAAAAATCCTTTTATCACCTTGGAACAAATCACAACACCTCTGCCCTGTGAAATATGCCCTCGCAATAAAACTAATGAACTTCCGATAAATTTCATGCAAATTAGAATCAAGCTAGCCACTCTACAAAGTAAGATTTTTCAACAGCTATATACTTCCAGTACCACGAACGAGGTACCGTTCGTAGACttagaaaaagaatttgagGAAGTTTCAATTCAGATTACCAGGTTAAAAGGTTTTCCGATATTCGAAGAACATCTTTTTTACAGGAGCAGAGTCCTAATGTTAGAGCTATCATGTTTAAGAGCTCAggcttcttttctattataTCGTCCGTATCTGATCACCGGAAAATCCTTACAAGCAGTAACCATGGCAAAATCAATAATTCACGAAATATGGAGTCAATACACTAAACAGTTCCCCGATaacgaaaaggaaaggCATGAACATTTGGATTGGAATTTTTGTTATCCTTTAAGAACAGCGTCACTAACATTATGTATTTCATGTGTTATTCTTTTAAGGTATAAGCAGGTGGTGCAGTTCCTTGAAGTTACTGAACTATTTGAATATGTTCTAGCATTGGAAATATTGCAAGATTTAGTTCAGGTACTTCCTATTGAACGAAACCTTATTGATATAGTCAAATATCCCGTCAGTCCAGTACAGCTGAGTGGTGATAGTTTCGTCGAATTTTGGGGTCGCATACTTTACCAAACCTCTTCCTAG
- a CDS encoding epoxide hydrolase (Epoxide hydrolase~similar to YNR064C), protein MSNIIARFHKIQVQDGVKVWYREAGAAGNPTILLLHGFPTSSNMFRNLIPLLAEHFHIIAPDLPGFGFTETPENYTFSFDSLCESIGYLLDTLRIEKFAIYIFDYGSPVGFRLALKFPSRITGIVTQNGNAYEEGLDDRFWGPLKKYWKSYQSDPVFVQSLIPYLQDPANVIRQYHDGVADIESVDPAAYTLDIALIQRSGQADIQLRLFFDYQNNIKLYPAFQRFLRDSKIPVLVAWGANDTIFSVAGAEAYRKDVDDLKVVYYDTGHFALETHVVAIAEEIISMLAENQGY, encoded by the coding sequence ATGTCAAACATCATTGCAAGATTTCACAAGATCCAAGTTCAAGACGGTGTAAAGGTTTGGTACCGTGAGGCAGGTGCAGCAGGTAACCCCACAATTTTATTGCTGCATGGGTTCCCTACATCCTCCAACATGTTCAGGAACCTCATTCCCTTACTAGCTGAACACTTTCACATCATTGCTCCGGATCTTCCTGGGTTTGGATTTACGGAAACGCCGGAAAACTACACGTTCAGCTTTGACTCTCTGTGTGAGAGTATAGGATATTTATTAGATACTTTGAGGATTGAAAAGTTTgccatatatatatttgattATGGTTCTCCGGTAGGTTTCCGGTTAGCCTTGAAGTTTCCCTCCAGAATTACTGGCATTGTTACTCAAAATGGTAATGCTTACGAAGAGGGTCTCGATGATCGCTTTTGGGGTCcgttgaagaaatattgGAAGTCATATCAAAGTGATCCGGTGTTTGTTCAATCCCTTATCCCGTACCTTCAAGACCCGGCCAATGTCATACGCCAGTATCATGACGGAGTGGCAGATATTGAATCTGTTGATCCTGCCGCTTATACGCTTGATATTGCGCTAATTCAACGCAGCGGCCAGGCCGATATTCAATTGAGATTATTTTTCGACTATCAGAATAATATAAAGTTGTACCCAGCCTTTCAAAGATTCTTGAGAGATTCAAAGATTCCTGTGCTGGTTGCGTGGGGTGCAAATGATACTATTTTCAGTGTTGCAGGAGCCGAAGCTTATCGGAAAGATGTTGATGATTTAAAGGTTGTTTACTATGATACTGGCCACTTTGCGCTGGAGACTCACGTAGTTGCTATTGCCGAAGAAATCATCAGTATGCTTGCAGAAAATCAAGGATACTAA